The following is a genomic window from Balneola sp..
CAGGAATGAGCTATTTATTACATAGAAAGCAGAAAAAGCTAGGTAACAAAGCTTAACCTCGTTCCGAATGTCCACATTCGGAATGCGGGCGGGAAGCTCCTGCTTCCGGTAGCTGTTTTTAGGAGGAATAAGCTTTGCGGGTTTTGGCATCGCGGAGCATGGCATCGAGGGTATACAGGATATGCTGTTTATCTTGCTCGGAGAGTTGTTGTAACTGGGAAACGCGATTGATCATGGCTTGATCGAGTTGCAGAGGGCTACGGCCTGTCAGCCAATCTAAAGATACGTTGAGGATATCCGCCATATTGGAAGCTACTTCTATAGAAGGCTTCATCTCATCCCGCTCATACCTTCCAATAGCTGGGCCTTTGGTTCCCAATATGGAGGCCAGTTCTTCCTGGCTCATGTTTTTGGTTTTACGGGCTTGGTTTAGGCGTTGTCCGAAACTCATACAGTCTATATAAAACAGGTAAATGCGATTCAATGCGAAAGTATAGAACAAAAAAGTTCAAAACAAAACTTAAGAGTATTTGCATTATAGACACTATCCGTTATCTTTGAAACGAATTAGTTCTATAAACTTTTTTGTATGCCTGATAAAAAAGCTGCTACTCTCGACACGACCAACCCCGAAGCTCCGGTATTTACTACGGAAGATATAACCATTACCATTTTAGGCGGAGTAAAATTAGGTGGACTGGACAAACTCAGAGTTACCTTGAAAATCGAGAAAGAAGAAGCACCCATTCGTCAGAACTTAGACCTCTACCATTCCAGCCAAGTCGGAAAACTCACTGAACAAATAGCAGGCTTATTCGAGTTGCCACAAGAACAGATCACCGAAACGCTGGAAACCTTAACGAGCCAATTAGAAAACTGGCGTATGTCCCAGTTAGAACTCCTTTCCAAATCCAAGACCAAGAAGTCTATCCTTACCGGAACCGAAAAGACGAAAGCGACCAAATGGCTCAAATCCCCGAAGCTGATGGAACGCACCCAGGAATTATTGGGACAAACCGGAATCGTAGGTGAAGAGATAAACCGGCTGCTGTTGTGGCTGGTGATGAGTTCGCGCAAGACCGCCCGCCCCTTACACGCCGTCAGTTTGGCCGCCAGCGGGATTGGAAAAACCCACCTGCAGCAGACCTTAGCGGGGCTGCTCCCGCCCGAAGATGTGCTGGAAGTAACCAGCCTGAGCGGGAATGCCCTCTACTACTTTAAAGGCGACCAGCTCAAACACAAACTCCTTTTGATCGAAGACCTGGATGGGGCCGAGGAAGTACTCTATCCCTTGCGGGAACTCCAAAGCAAAGGGCGCTTGAGCAAAACGGTAGCTGTGAAAGGCCCGAGGGGCACGCTCCGAACGGAGATCCTGGAAGTCGAAGGTCCGGTCAGTGTGGCAGCTGCCACCACCAAAGAGGCCATTTACTCCGACAATGCCAACCGTGCGTTGCTGCTCACCCTCGACGAATCCCCCGAACAAGACCAGCGCATCCTGGACTACCAACGGCGATTAGCTTCGGGAAAAATCGACGTGGACAAGCGAGAAGAAGCACAGCGTATTCTGCGGGCAAGCCAAAGAATGCTGGAGCCGGTGCGGGTAGAAAACCCGTTTGCTGAGAAGCTCGGGCTTCCCGGGCAGGTGTTTACCCAACGGAGGGCGAACCAGTTATACTTAGACCTGATCAACACCATTACCTTTTACCACCAGCACCAACGAGAGCGCAAAGACGAAGCCGTTCAAACGAACCTGGAAGATATTGAGTGGGCGAATCGGTTAGCGACTCCGGTGTTGCTTCGGAAAAGCGATGAACTGAGTGGAGCTTGCCGTTCTTTTTTGGAAGAACTCAAATTCCATTTGAAGCGGAACAAACTGGAGAGCTTCACCGCCAAAGACATCCGCCGTCCGATGCGCATGGCCTATTCCACCTTGAAAAGATACCTGCTCCAACTGCGCCAGTACGGGCTGGTGGAAGTAGCGGGCGGGGACAAGAAAAATGGCTTTGCCTACCAATTAACCGACATCGGCGAATATGAAGCGCTGAAAAATGGAGTGCAAAGCCTGCTGGACCAGGTATTGGAAACGCTCAGAAGTGGCTCGAAGTAGCTCACGGAGAAAATGAGCCACTTAACCCAAGCAATAACAAACAAAATAACCTCCTGAATCCCAAGTAGCTCAGTGGCTCACCAAAACGTGAGAGGGGTAGCAAAAACCATGAACGAATTAACTCCCATGTATAAGCACTCGTTAGAAGCCTTCACCGACTGGCTGGGCGTGTTAGGGTACTCGGAGGCCACCCAAACCGGGGCACCCACCCTGTTAGCGGAGTGTTTGCACTGGCTGCAGGAAAGGGAACTTACCACGCTCCACCACATCAGCCAGGCCCACATCAAAGCCTTTCTCGCCGAGCAGGAAACCCGCCCCAACAAGAAAAGAGGCAGCGCGCCAGATTATAGATTCGTTAACAAAAAGAAATAGAAGGATACTATTGAGCCAGATAAAGAAGGCACGGGTAACAAAAAAAGTAGAATCGGATTACCAGGTTTGGCAGGAAGGATCGTATCCAAAACAAATTGATACAGAAATAAAGATGACCAACTACCTGCAGTATATCCATTACAATCCAGTGAAAGCTGGTTTCGTTGATAGCCCTGAAGACTGGAGATACTCCTCAATGAGAAATTATTTAGGAATTGAAAGCGATTACCTAAATACGATATGGCTAGACAATCAGAACATGCTAGAGCAAATCCTGATTCTGATTTTAGTTTTAGAATTATTGATAGAGGAGATCCAGGTGGAGATTTCCCTACAGATTTAGACATTAAAGAGCAAAGAGCATTAGATTTAAGAGGTGGACCGAGAAATAAGTCAAACCCAAATGGACAAACTTCTAATAAAAAGAACGTGATTAGGAAAGAATAAAAAGGCTAATTCATGAAATTAATTATTGGTGATATTTTCGAATTTCATATAGGAAAAGGGAATCTAGCCTATGGGCAGATCATCAAGATCCCTGAAAAAAAAGCTTACACAATAGTAATCTTTGAAAAATTATATAAAGTTAGACCGTCAATCGACAAGATTATAAAAGATAAGATTTTGCTTTTCGGAAATACCTTTGATGCCAAATTTTATCATAAGCATTGGCAAGTTATTGCCAATAATTCTTCAAATATAAGTGACATTCAAATTCCATTTTATAAAATAGGAACTGAACCTGTTTATATAGAGAATTTTGACGGAGTAGTTATAAGAGAAGCATTAGAACACGAAGAAGAAATATTAACTTATAGGGAATTTGTTGCTCCAGTAAGATTT
Proteins encoded in this region:
- a CDS encoding XRE family transcriptional regulator, with product MSFGQRLNQARKTKNMSQEELASILGTKGPAIGRYERDEMKPSIEVASNMADILNVSLDWLTGRSPLQLDQAMINRVSQLQQLSEQDKQHILYTLDAMLRDAKTRKAYSS